A stretch of the Bradyrhizobium sp. CCBAU 53351 genome encodes the following:
- a CDS encoding TRAP transporter large permease encodes MTVILVLGLLFVLLAIGTPVGFAMGFAGSVGLLMVGGTGTLFGILQTAPLSTVSSYELITIPMFLLMADLVLLSGVADDMFKTASAWVGRIPGGLGMATALAGAGFGAICGTSTASAATLSSTSLPAMIRQGYEPKMAAGVVAISGTLAMLIPPSVALVIFGLLAEVNIGQLLIGGIIPAALVTATIMATIYFLVWQDPSRAPRIEPVSWRERFSLLWQVGPMALLFSLVTGTIYLGVATPTEASALGAAGALLLAIAKGRVTPGSLYKALLSACHGTCMIVTILVGASIFGYFFTLTHVTQDLVAWIGSLQTSRWVIITLILFGYIVLGSFMDQIAILVLTVPIVLPLIKALGFDPIWFGVIKIVTAEVGMITPPVGLNCFIVARYAKRPVAEVFHGTFPHFIAHLIAIAILVAFPSIILWLPSQMGR; translated from the coding sequence ATGACAGTCATCCTCGTGCTTGGATTGCTTTTTGTCCTGCTGGCGATCGGCACGCCGGTCGGTTTCGCCATGGGATTCGCCGGCTCGGTCGGTCTGCTGATGGTCGGCGGCACCGGCACGCTGTTCGGCATTCTGCAGACGGCGCCGCTCTCGACGGTGTCGTCCTATGAATTGATCACCATCCCGATGTTCCTGCTGATGGCGGACCTCGTGCTGCTGTCCGGCGTGGCCGACGACATGTTCAAGACGGCCTCCGCGTGGGTTGGCCGGATCCCCGGCGGGCTCGGCATGGCGACCGCTCTGGCCGGAGCCGGCTTTGGGGCGATCTGCGGCACCTCGACGGCATCGGCCGCGACGCTGTCGTCGACCAGTCTTCCGGCCATGATCCGCCAGGGCTATGAGCCGAAGATGGCGGCAGGCGTCGTGGCGATCTCGGGCACACTGGCGATGTTGATCCCGCCCAGCGTGGCGCTGGTGATCTTCGGCCTGCTCGCGGAGGTCAATATCGGGCAGCTCCTGATCGGCGGCATCATTCCGGCAGCGCTCGTCACCGCCACCATCATGGCGACGATCTACTTCCTGGTCTGGCAGGATCCGTCGCGGGCGCCGCGCATCGAGCCCGTGTCCTGGCGCGAGCGTTTTTCGCTGCTGTGGCAGGTCGGGCCGATGGCGCTGCTGTTCTCGCTCGTCACCGGCACGATCTATCTCGGCGTGGCGACGCCGACGGAAGCCTCCGCACTTGGGGCTGCGGGTGCGCTGCTGCTGGCCATCGCCAAGGGGAGGGTGACGCCGGGATCGCTGTACAAGGCGCTGCTCAGCGCCTGCCACGGCACCTGCATGATCGTGACGATCCTCGTGGGCGCCTCGATCTTCGGCTATTTCTTCACGCTCACCCATGTGACGCAGGATCTCGTCGCCTGGATCGGTTCGCTGCAGACCTCGCGCTGGGTGATCATCACGCTGATCCTGTTCGGCTACATCGTGCTCGGCTCGTTCATGGACCAGATCGCGATCCTGGTGCTGACCGTGCCGATCGTGCTGCCGCTGATCAAGGCGCTCGGCTTCGATCCGATCTGGTTCGGCGTCATCAAGATCGTCACCGCCGAGGTCGGCATGATCACGCCGCCCGTGGGCCTCAACTGCTTCATCGTCGCCCGCTATGCCAAGCGGCCGGTGGCGGAAGTGTTCCACGGCACCTTCCCGCATTTCATCGCGCATCTGATCGCGATCGCGATTTTGGTGGCGTTTCCGTCTATCATCCTCTGGCTGCCCTCGCAGATGGGGCGCTAG
- a CDS encoding TRAP transporter small permease, with protein sequence MIKRATDVLGVLERALTVIAAVALFAIMALVVADVFMRYVMNSPFSFTYDLIGLYLLAAVFFLTLSDTLRVHAHVGVDILLSRFPTGGRRLSEIVTALTGLFVFALICKVGFERALENYEQQDVLAGAIAWPTWISAALVPFGCGVLVLRLALQLVGNVLSLISGRDLFPLPPVNETGEAHSFE encoded by the coding sequence ATGATCAAGCGGGCGACGGACGTGCTCGGCGTATTGGAGCGCGCGCTGACGGTGATCGCCGCGGTCGCTCTGTTTGCGATCATGGCCTTGGTGGTGGCCGACGTGTTCATGCGCTACGTCATGAACAGCCCGTTCTCCTTCACCTACGACCTGATCGGGCTCTACCTTCTGGCCGCCGTGTTCTTCCTGACGTTGTCCGATACCTTGCGCGTGCATGCGCATGTCGGCGTGGACATCCTGCTCTCGCGCTTTCCCACCGGGGGCCGGAGGCTGTCGGAGATCGTCACCGCACTCACCGGCCTGTTCGTCTTCGCTTTGATCTGCAAGGTCGGGTTCGAGCGCGCGCTGGAGAATTACGAGCAGCAAGACGTGCTGGCCGGCGCCATTGCCTGGCCGACCTGGATCTCGGCCGCGCTGGTGCCGTTCGGCTGCGGCGTCCTGGTGCTGCGGCTGGCGCTGCAGCTCGTCGGCAATGTCCTCAGCCTCATCTCGGGTCGTGATCTGTTTCCCCTGCCGCCTGTCAACGAGACCGGCGAAGCCCATTCCTTCGAATAA
- the dctP gene encoding TRAP transporter substrate-binding protein DctP, producing the protein MKRNWVWAAAALAFSLPVSILPAQALELKVADSFPADHYLVRLMLKPWMDDVAKRTNGAVTFTHYPNQQIGKATDMLRLTQSGVVDIGYIGPSYVSDKMPLSEVAQLPGAFQTSCQGTLAYWKTAREGILAKQEYAPNKIKLLMAVVLPPYQVWTAKAKVETIKDMQGLKLRTTGGAQDLTVRTLGAVPVRMAAPDAYESLSRGTMDGLLFPMDSVVAYGLDKLVKYATDGVSFGSFIVAYSINQSVWDKLPDDVKKAMDAASEAITPKACADVDKEQDATRQKMKDGGIGFTALPDATRAEMKEKLKGVAQEWAAGLDSRGKQASAALKEFEGLLAASGAK; encoded by the coding sequence ATGAAGAGAAATTGGGTCTGGGCGGCCGCCGCGTTGGCATTCTCACTGCCGGTCTCGATATTGCCGGCGCAGGCGCTGGAGCTGAAGGTCGCCGACAGCTTCCCCGCCGACCACTATCTCGTCCGCCTGATGCTGAAGCCGTGGATGGACGATGTCGCCAAGCGCACCAACGGCGCGGTGACGTTCACGCATTATCCGAACCAGCAGATCGGCAAGGCCACCGACATGCTGCGGCTGACGCAGTCCGGCGTGGTCGACATCGGCTACATCGGGCCGTCCTACGTCTCCGACAAGATGCCGCTGTCCGAGGTCGCGCAATTGCCGGGCGCCTTCCAGACCAGTTGCCAGGGCACGCTGGCCTATTGGAAAACGGCGCGGGAAGGCATCCTCGCCAAGCAGGAATATGCGCCCAACAAGATCAAGCTGCTGATGGCCGTGGTGCTGCCGCCCTATCAGGTGTGGACCGCCAAGGCGAAGGTCGAGACCATCAAGGACATGCAGGGGCTGAAGCTGCGCACCACCGGCGGTGCGCAGGATCTGACGGTCCGTACGCTCGGCGCGGTGCCGGTGCGCATGGCCGCGCCCGATGCCTATGAATCGCTGTCGCGCGGCACGATGGACGGGCTGCTGTTCCCCATGGACAGCGTCGTCGCCTATGGCCTCGACAAGCTCGTCAAATACGCGACCGACGGCGTCAGCTTCGGCAGCTTCATCGTTGCCTACTCGATCAATCAATCGGTCTGGGACAAGCTGCCCGACGATGTGAAGAAGGCGATGGACGCCGCGTCGGAAGCAATCACGCCGAAGGCCTGCGCCGACGTCGACAAGGAGCAGGACGCGACACGGCAGAAGATGAAGGACGGGGGGATCGGCTTCACCGCGCTCCCGGATGCCACGCGTGCTGAGATGAAAGAGAAGCTCAAGGGCGTCGCGCAGGAATGGGCAGCCGGGCTCGACAGCCGCGGCAAGCAGGCTTCCGCCGCGCTGAAGGAGTTCGAAGGCTTGCTCGCGGCGAGTGGCGCGAAGTAG
- a CDS encoding CaiB/BaiF CoA-transferase family protein: MGPLAGFTILDLTSVLMGPYGTQVLADMGADIIKVESPEGDIVRQIGPGRTPGMGGMFLNANRGKRSIVLDLKKKEGRDALLRLAKRANALVYNVRPQAMARLGLDYESLRAINPALVYVGAFGYGQSGPYAAKPAYDDLIQGAATIPTLLAAAGDGTPRYVPVTIADRIVGLMMVNAIMGGLMHQQRTGVGQRIDVPMFESMAEFVLVDHLGGLTYDPPLDHGGYPRLLSRYRRPYKTSDGYLCVLIYNDKHWRSFFEAIGQPHFLDQPRFANHAARTKHIDEIYAEIGQIFTTRTTAEWRELLERADIPVMPMHTLESILDDPHLNAVDFFKTVDHPVEGRIRQMRVPSTWSATQPEPAGPAPTLGQHGRDILHEAGFSTEEIDQLAEQKAVHLAPLP; encoded by the coding sequence ATGGGACCGCTCGCCGGCTTCACCATTCTCGACCTGACCTCCGTGTTGATGGGCCCCTACGGCACACAGGTGCTGGCCGACATGGGGGCCGATATCATCAAGGTCGAAAGCCCCGAGGGCGACATCGTCCGCCAGATCGGTCCCGGCCGCACGCCCGGCATGGGCGGGATGTTCCTCAATGCCAATCGCGGCAAGCGCAGCATCGTGCTCGATCTCAAGAAGAAGGAAGGCCGCGACGCGCTGCTAAGACTGGCGAAGCGCGCCAATGCGCTGGTCTACAACGTGCGCCCGCAAGCCATGGCGCGGCTCGGCCTCGACTACGAGAGCCTCCGCGCGATCAACCCCGCGCTCGTCTATGTCGGTGCGTTCGGCTACGGCCAGTCCGGTCCCTACGCCGCAAAGCCCGCTTATGACGATCTGATCCAGGGCGCGGCGACCATCCCGACACTGCTGGCAGCCGCCGGCGACGGCACGCCGCGCTACGTCCCCGTCACCATCGCCGACCGCATCGTCGGGCTGATGATGGTCAATGCGATCATGGGCGGGCTGATGCACCAGCAGCGCACGGGGGTGGGCCAGCGCATCGACGTGCCGATGTTCGAATCGATGGCGGAGTTCGTGCTGGTCGATCATCTCGGTGGCCTCACCTATGACCCGCCGCTCGACCATGGCGGCTATCCCCGCCTGCTGTCGCGCTACCGCCGGCCCTACAAGACCAGCGACGGCTATCTCTGCGTCCTCATCTACAACGACAAGCACTGGCGCAGCTTCTTCGAGGCGATCGGGCAGCCACATTTCCTCGATCAGCCGCGCTTCGCCAACCACGCCGCGCGCACCAAGCATATCGACGAGATCTACGCGGAGATCGGCCAGATCTTCACCACGCGCACCACCGCGGAGTGGCGAGAGCTGCTGGAGCGCGCCGACATTCCGGTGATGCCGATGCACACGCTGGAGAGCATCCTGGACGATCCGCACCTCAATGCGGTCGACTTTTTCAAGACGGTGGACCACCCCGTTGAGGGACGCATCCGCCAGATGCGCGTACCCTCCACCTGGAGCGCAACCCAGCCGGAGCCAGCCGGTCCCGCGCCGACGCTCGGCCAGCACGGCCGCGACATCCTGCATGAGGCCGGCTTCTCGACTGAAGAGATCGACCAGCTCGCAGAGCAGAAGGCAGTTCACCTGGCGCCGCTGCCGTAA
- a CDS encoding CoA ester lyase — translation MRSMLFVPGDSPRKFEKASKGKADALIIDLEDSVVAEKKPEARTLTLSMLKSRPGPHQLYVRVNALDTGMTLSDLAAVLPGKPDGIVLPKSQGGDDVRHVATWLEALEAASGIAAGTTRIVCVATETASSIFGLGSYKGCSPRLAGLMWGAEDLSASLGATEKASGGVFHSPYRLARDLCLMAAAAAEVAPIDTVYTDIDNLAGLEAETRAARRDGFSAKALIHPKHVDVVNAAFAPTEAERTWAEKVIAAFASNPSSGTLRLDGQMIDKPHLRAAKKILGQP, via the coding sequence ATGCGTTCGATGCTGTTCGTGCCGGGCGATTCCCCGCGCAAATTCGAGAAGGCGAGCAAGGGCAAGGCCGACGCGCTGATCATCGACCTGGAGGATTCCGTCGTCGCCGAGAAGAAGCCGGAGGCGCGCACCCTGACGCTTTCGATGCTGAAGAGCCGCCCCGGCCCGCACCAGCTCTATGTCCGCGTCAACGCGCTCGACACCGGCATGACGCTGTCCGATCTCGCCGCGGTGCTGCCCGGCAAGCCCGACGGCATCGTACTGCCGAAATCGCAAGGCGGCGACGACGTGCGGCACGTCGCAACCTGGCTCGAAGCGCTGGAAGCGGCATCCGGCATCGCGGCCGGCACGACGCGCATCGTCTGCGTGGCGACGGAGACGGCAAGCTCGATCTTCGGCCTCGGCAGCTACAAGGGCTGCTCCCCCCGCCTCGCCGGCCTGATGTGGGGCGCGGAAGACCTCTCGGCTTCGCTCGGCGCCACCGAGAAAGCCTCGGGTGGCGTGTTCCACAGCCCCTATCGCCTCGCCCGCGATCTCTGCCTGATGGCCGCGGCCGCGGCCGAGGTCGCGCCGATCGACACGGTCTATACCGACATCGACAACCTCGCCGGCCTGGAAGCCGAAACGCGCGCCGCGCGGCGCGACGGTTTTTCCGCCAAGGCCCTGATCCATCCCAAGCATGTCGATGTCGTCAACGCGGCGTTCGCGCCCACCGAGGCCGAACGGACCTGGGCGGAGAAGGTGATCGCGGCGTTCGCGAGCAACCCGAGTTCCGGCACGCTGCGGCTCGACGGCCAGATGATCGACAAGCCGCATCTTCGCGCCGCAAAGAAGATCCTCGGCCAGCCCTAG